A genomic region of Caenorhabditis elegans chromosome V contains the following coding sequences:
- the srsx-21 gene encoding G-protein coupled receptors family 1 profile domain-containing protein (Partially confirmed by transcript evidence), producing the protein MTTDIDIEIIRTCLLIFAVIGIFGNVNIICATWKNKTLQHKCGIMLAILACCDSLCLLNEFQSFLRMTLKLGGTTLKNCFWANSSYVFIEPLEVYMIFVLAVDRLIALNFVVYYRTVNRNKYILALVTPGILFGLAFLIVSMLLLNNLKVEPCILPNAMPENVSSFWNQYNLWGAIVTIVVYVYTYLVVYCCAFKNKTEKNIMIQKAILNTVIVGAAVFSISSVLSASLIAITSNMKNPPLDPDTVATYAVIPGLVSYSCNFYVYYWRSTDYRNAFIKQLCCGKVLTTQEAVVSTMSVSNTTFSKRATLL; encoded by the exons ATGACCACAGATATTGACATTGAAATAATCCGTACTTGTTTGTTGATATTTGCTGTTATTGGGATTTTTGGAAACGTCAATATTATTTGTGCAACTTGGAAGAACAAGACACTTCAACATAAGTGTg GAATCATGCTTGCTATACTGGCGTGTTGTGATTCTCTTTGTCTGCTCAATGAGTTTCAATCATTCCTTCGGATGACTCTAAAACTGGGAGGCACTACATTAAA AAATTGCTTCTGGGCAAACTCTTCTTATGTGTTTATCGAACCATTAGAagtttatatgatttttgttttggcTGTAGATAGACTCATTGCTTTAAACTTTGTGGTTTATTATCGTACCGTGAATAggaacaaatatattttagcTTTGGTTACACCTGGTATTCTTTTTGGACTTGCATTTCTT attGTAAGCATGTTGCTacttaataatttaaaagtggAACCATGTATTCTACCAAATGCTATGCCAGAAAAT GTCTCAAGCTTCTGGAATCAATACAATTTGTGGGGCGCTATTGTGACTATTGTGGTTTATGTTTATACGTACTTGGTAGTTTACTGTTGTG cgttcaaaaacaaaaccgAAAAGAATATTATGATCCAGAAAGCAATTCTCAACACAGTTATTGTGGGTGCCGCGGTGTTCTCCATATCATCAGTGTTATCTGCATCGCTAATTGCAATTACGAGCAATATGAAAAATCCTCCGTTGGATCCAGATACAGTTGCAACTTATGCTGTTATTCCAG GACTCGTTTCTTACTCCTGTAATTTTTATGTGTACTACTGGCGTAGCACCGATTACCGTAATGCTTTCATCAAACAATTGTGTTGTGGAAAAGTGTTGACAACTCAAGAGGCAGTGGTTTCTACTATGTCAGTTTCCAATACTACATTTTCCAAGCGAGCAACTCTTctctaa
- the sru-36 gene encoding Serpentine Receptor, class U (Confirmed by transcript evidence) yields MEESIHGMQEYQSFQYKFTFSTTQAVFQLTYMTPTIVVMLKIFMSFRGPSHWNSAHTMNHHIYVIIMLYFLFICSKIMIISLPLLFLIPLCCTSFMIPALGYCRQMGSPLNYGATYIYYSGGWDGWRNSYIHLVMSIVMCSLTILCSVVMLFKLRQSVFSNSSARTKEQSKRAESSLSFTMISFIIPFINNTMLTIVYLTFPGWVYHMMIFRPFGNDCETVMMPWILYMTHPMFRRKRTISQSTAVTTIPRMNSPIMH; encoded by the exons ATGGAGGAATCAATTCACGGAATGCAAGAATATCAAAGCTTTCAATataaattcacattttccacGACTCAAGCAGTGTTCCAGCTGACCTACATGACACCTACTATTGTAGTCATGCTGAAAATCTTCATGTCATTCCGTGGGCCAAGCCATTGGAATAGTGCTCACACAATGAATCATCATATTTATGTTATTATTAtgctatattttttattt ATTTGCTCcaaaataatgataatttcACTTCCACTGTTATTTCTCATTCCACTTTGCTGTACTTCATTCATGATTCCTGCTCTCGGATACTGTAGACAAATGGGTTCTCCTTTGAATTACGGCGCTACGTATATATACTATTCTGGCGGATGGGATGGA TGGCGAAACTCCTACATTCATCTGGTTATGTCTATTGTAATGTGTTCATTGACAATTTTGTGCTCCGTGGTTATGTTGTTTAAATTGAGACAATCTGTGTTCAGCAATTC GTCAGCAAGAACAAAAGAACAATCAAAACGAGCAGAATCGTCATTATCATTCACTATGATTTCGTTTATTATTCCATTTATAAATAATACAATGCTGACG ATAGTGTATCTCACTTTTCCTGGATGGGTGTATCATATGATGATATTTCGTCCATTTGGAAATGATTGTGAGACCGTGATGATGCCGTGGATTCTTTATATGACCCATCCCATGTTTCGTCGAAAACGAACAATAAGCCAGTCTACGGCAGTAACGACTATACCGAGAATGAATTCGCCAATAATgcattaa
- the sru-36 gene encoding Serpentine Receptor, class U (Partially confirmed by transcript evidence), translating to MEESIHGMQEYQSFQYKFTFSTTQAVFQLTYMTPTIVVMLKIFMSFRGPSHWNSAHTMNHHIYVIIMLYFLFNTLFFLSDFLRFSLPATGILTSWSASIQPNHFLNLIFFFTFYFNYCILILPLLLCLIRLIILIYPKDHPMICSKIMIISLPLLFLIPLCCTSFMIPALGYCRQMGSPLNYGATYIYYSGGWDGWRNSYIHLVMSIVMCSLTILCSVVMLFKLRQSVFSNSSARTKEQSKRAESSLSFTMISFIIPFINNTMLTIVYLTFPGWVYHMMIFRPFGNDCETVMMPWILYMTHPMFRRKRTISQSTAVTTIPRMNSPIMH from the exons ATGGAGGAATCAATTCACGGAATGCAAGAATATCAAAGCTTTCAATataaattcacattttccacGACTCAAGCAGTGTTCCAGCTGACCTACATGACACCTACTATTGTAGTCATGCTGAAAATCTTCATGTCATTCCGTGGGCCAAGCCATTGGAATAGTGCTCACACAATGAATCATCATATTTATGTTATTATTAtgctatattttttattt aaCACTTTATTCTTTCTGTCAGATTTTCTACGATTCTCATTGCCCGCCACTGGGATTCTGACTTCCTGGTCTGCCAGCATTCAAcccaatcattttttgaatctaattttcttttttactttttatttcaattactGTATTCTAATTCTTCCACTTCTACTATGTTTGATCAGATTGATTATTCTAATTTATCCGAAAGATCACCCCATG ATTTGCTCcaaaataatgataatttcACTTCCACTGTTATTTCTCATTCCACTTTGCTGTACTTCATTCATGATTCCTGCTCTCGGATACTGTAGACAAATGGGTTCTCCTTTGAATTACGGCGCTACGTATATATACTATTCTGGCGGATGGGATGGA TGGCGAAACTCCTACATTCATCTGGTTATGTCTATTGTAATGTGTTCATTGACAATTTTGTGCTCCGTGGTTATGTTGTTTAAATTGAGACAATCTGTGTTCAGCAATTC GTCAGCAAGAACAAAAGAACAATCAAAACGAGCAGAATCGTCATTATCATTCACTATGATTTCGTTTATTATTCCATTTATAAATAATACAATGCTGACG ATAGTGTATCTCACTTTTCCTGGATGGGTGTATCATATGATGATATTTCGTCCATTTGGAAATGATTGTGAGACCGTGATGATGCCGTGGATTCTTTATATGACCCATCCCATGTTTCGTCGAAAACGAACAATAAGCCAGTCTACGGCAGTAACGACTATACCGAGAATGAATTCGCCAATAATgcattaa
- the sru-8 gene encoding Serpentine Receptor, class U (Confirmed by transcript evidence), translated as MSNLTRTLSSSDFPQAVYGNETYEEFSPKWDSWPVIVAVIPLFYMFPTLFVIIRVIQVYCKSLISSKSVPINQHIFLVLSLAQVMSFLYFIADYMMLRLPATGFFTAYCATVYPNQYIKLIFFLTFYFNYSAMVFPFLLCLLRLILIMFPNTHQKINSRLLAVSVPITLIYPIIFTFFLIPAVGYCRQLGGPYPFGSVSVYYSGGALGMRNSVFHFFNTVFWMAACLLVNVILFIKLRSAILAATQGTSRSSRSRKAEISLTATTVAMILPYLTYAIFIVLYLKVPAYTYYMMIIRPFGNDCETVIVPWIFYLTHPVFKNQDGSVISITVIQSSTQRKERASMMPIAKINV; from the exons atgtcaaatttaaCAAGAACACTATCTTCTAGTGATTTTCCACAAGCAGTTTATGGAAACGAAACATATGAAGAATTCTCTCCAAAATGGGATTCCTGGCCAGTAATTGTGGCGGTAATCCCACTATTTTACATGTTTCCGACGTTATTTGTTATAATTCGAGTTATTCAAGTATATTGTAAATCACTTATTTCGTCAAAAAGTGTGCCGATAAATCAGCATATTTTTCTAGTTCTATCATTGGCCCAAGTTATG agttttctgTATTTCATTGCCGATTACATGATGCTCCGTTTACCAGCAACAGGATTCTTCACTGCATATTGTGCAACTGTATACCCAAATCAATACATCAAGCTCATATTCTTTCTTACGTTTTACTTTAATTATTCTGCAATggtttttccatttcttttgtGCCTTCTTCGATTAATTCTTATAATGTTTCCAAACACTCATCAAAAA atcaacaGTCGATTGCTGGCAGTCTCAGTTCCCATAACTTTAATCTACCCAATTATATTCACATTCTTTCTTATTCCAGctgtaggttactgtagacaGCTTGGAGGTCCATATCCATTCGGTTCTGTTTCAGTATACTATTCTGGCGGTGCATTAGGG atgcgtAATTCAgtgtttcactttttcaatacAGTATTCTGGATGGCTGCATGTTTACTTgtaaatgttattttattcATTAAGCTTCGAAGTGCAATACTTGCTGCAACACAAGGGACATCACGAAGCTCCAGGAGTCGAAAAGCTGAAATATCACTAACCGCCACTACAGTAGCCATGATACTGCCATATTTAACATACGCCATTTTTATT gtattgTACCTTAAAGTTCCTGCATACACGTATTATATGATGATAATCCGTCCATTCGGAAACGATTGTGAAACTGTCATTGTTCCATGGATCTTCTATTTAACCCATCCAGTATTCAAAAACCAAGATGGTTCAGTCATTTCGATAACCGTCATTCAATCGTCAACGCAACGGAAAGAACGTGCGTCTATGATGCCTATTGCCAAAATTAACGTATGA